One SAR86 cluster bacterium genomic window carries:
- a CDS encoding glutamate synthase subunit beta gives MSEKNYEFIEIKRIEPETKSLNVRKVDFSEIYEQTNIKKVSEQASRCLGCGNPYCEWKCPLHNYIPDWLKLIEENRLEEAADLCHETNAFPEICGRICPQEKLCEGACTLNTGYEAVTIGQVEKYISDTALEQGWKPKKYSEKQTKFHVSIIGAGPAGLACAETLIRRGINCTVYDKYSEIGGLLTYGIPEFKLEKKVVLKRREILEELGVKFVLNCWVDDKKIKEIETASDAIFLGLGTYESIKGKYKGFDKDGVTEALPYLIKNTDYLMTDSDFEELNFKGQKVVVLGGGDTAMDCVRTAIRQGAKSVKCIYRRSKEHMPGSSKEVKHAEEEGVEFIFNTQPVEVEGNGSVKKLKIVTTKYDENKKSLVEQSGSEKLLDVDRLIVAFGYSASPQDFFINKGVEIDKDGLVKLDRNEYKYQTSNEKFFAGGDMIMGSSLAVYAIAHGRDAAKEIINYLKSN, from the coding sequence ATGTCTGAAAAAAACTATGAATTTATTGAAATTAAGAGGATAGAGCCAGAAACAAAAAGTTTGAATGTAAGAAAAGTAGATTTTTCCGAAATTTATGAGCAAACAAATATAAAAAAAGTTTCAGAACAGGCAAGCAGGTGTCTTGGATGTGGCAATCCATATTGTGAGTGGAAATGTCCTTTACATAATTACATTCCTGACTGGCTTAAACTTATAGAGGAAAATAGATTAGAAGAAGCAGCTGATTTATGTCATGAAACAAACGCTTTTCCAGAAATATGTGGAAGGATTTGTCCCCAAGAAAAACTTTGTGAGGGAGCTTGTACCTTAAACACTGGATATGAGGCTGTTACTATTGGCCAAGTTGAAAAATATATTTCTGATACAGCTTTGGAACAGGGATGGAAGCCGAAAAAATATTCAGAAAAACAAACCAAATTTCACGTATCAATAATTGGTGCTGGGCCAGCTGGATTAGCATGCGCTGAAACATTAATAAGAAGAGGAATAAACTGCACTGTTTATGATAAGTATTCTGAAATTGGCGGATTACTTACATACGGAATTCCAGAATTTAAGCTTGAAAAAAAAGTTGTTCTAAAAAGGAGAGAAATCTTAGAAGAGCTTGGAGTAAAGTTTGTTCTAAATTGTTGGGTAGATGATAAGAAAATAAAAGAAATTGAAACAGCAAGTGATGCTATTTTTTTAGGGCTGGGAACTTACGAATCTATTAAGGGAAAATATAAAGGGTTTGATAAGGATGGAGTAACTGAGGCTCTGCCATACCTCATTAAAAATACTGATTATTTAATGACTGATAGTGATTTTGAGGAATTAAATTTCAAAGGACAGAAAGTTGTTGTTTTAGGAGGCGGTGATACAGCAATGGATTGTGTAAGAACAGCGATAAGACAAGGAGCAAAAAGTGTAAAGTGTATTTATAGAAGAAGTAAAGAACATATGCCAGGATCTTCTAAAGAAGTTAAACATGCTGAAGAGGAGGGCGTTGAGTTTATTTTTAATACACAACCAGTTGAAGTAGAGGGAAATGGTTCGGTCAAAAAATTGAAAATCGTAACGACAAAATACGACGAAAATAAAAAATCGTTAGTTGAACAAAGCGGCTCAGAAAAGTTGCTTGATGTTGATCGTCTAATCGTAGCATTTGGATATAGCGCATCACCACAAGATTTTTTTATAAATAAAGGAGTGGAAATTGATAAAGATGGACTAGTAAAATTAGATAGAAATGAGTACAAGTATCAGACTTCTAATGAAAAATTTTTCGCTGGTGGAGATATGATTATGGGTTCTAGTTTAGCAGTTTATGCAATAGCACATGGAAGAGATGCGGCAAAAGAGATAATTAACTACTTAAAAAGCAATTAG
- a CDS encoding GNAT family N-acetyltransferase, protein MSLFCNNNFVKMNNLEQFNLKEAKKASLSEVLEINESHKPMLSSLGDLSKLEDLIALSTFGSFLVFQREICAFIVCMREDLPYESLNYQYFQKKYKKFLYIDRVGVKKGFENRGFGSFMYGNIFKNYINEQLTICAEANIEPINKQSLKFHEKMGFRRVEDHFFSNKYGVAYLEKNF, encoded by the coding sequence ATGTCACTTTTTTGTAATAATAATTTTGTAAAAATGAATAATTTAGAGCAATTTAATCTTAAAGAGGCTAAAAAGGCGTCTTTAAGCGAAGTTTTAGAGATAAATGAGAGTCATAAGCCTATGCTTAGCTCCCTAGGGGATTTAAGCAAATTAGAGGATTTAATTGCATTATCTACGTTTGGAAGTTTTTTGGTATTTCAGAGAGAAATATGCGCATTTATAGTTTGCATGAGAGAGGATCTTCCATATGAATCGCTAAACTATCAATATTTTCAAAAAAAATACAAAAAATTTCTATATATTGACCGCGTAGGAGTCAAAAAAGGCTTTGAAAATAGGGGTTTTGGTTCATTTATGTATGGAAATATTTTTAAAAATTATATTAATGAGCAGCTTACTATTTGTGCTGAGGCAAATATTGAACCAATAAATAAACAATCTTTAAAATTTCATGAAAAAATGGGGTTTAGAAGAGTTGAAGATCATTTTTTTAGTAATAAATATGGAGTTGCATATTTAGAAAAGAATTTTTAA
- the infA gene encoding translation initiation factor IF-1 — protein sequence MAGKDTIEMQGKVIEVLPNTVFRVQLENDHVITAHISGKMRKNYIRIMNGDNVTVELSPYDLSKGRITFRTK from the coding sequence ATGGCAGGCAAAGATACTATTGAAATGCAAGGAAAGGTAATAGAGGTATTACCTAATACTGTTTTCAGAGTTCAGCTTGAGAATGATCATGTCATTACAGCACACATCTCTGGGAAAATGAGAAAAAACTATATCAGAATAATGAATGGTGATAATGTAACTGTAGAGCTCTCCCCTTATGATCTCAGCAAAGGAAGAATTACCTTTAGAACTAAGTAA